The proteins below are encoded in one region of Bosea sp. BIWAKO-01:
- the pqqD gene encoding pyrroloquinoline quinone biosynthesis peptide chaperone PqqD: MTAGITTADVASIVPVLPRGVRLRFDESRRQWFLLGPERVFEPDEMAVEILQRIDGTSSVEAIVQDLATTFDADRDEIAADVMTFLRGLADQRMVDL; this comes from the coding sequence ATGACTGCTGGCATTACGACCGCTGACGTCGCGAGCATCGTCCCGGTACTGCCCCGTGGCGTTCGGCTGCGTTTCGACGAGAGCCGCCGGCAATGGTTCCTTCTCGGTCCCGAGCGCGTGTTCGAGCCTGACGAGATGGCAGTCGAGATCCTGCAGCGCATCGATGGCACCAGCAGCGTGGAAGCCATCGTCCAGGATCTGGCGACGACATTCGACGCCGACCGGGACGAGATCGCCGCCGACGTCATGACATTCCTGCGCGGCCTCGCCGATCAAAGGATGGTCGACCTGTGA
- the pqqB gene encoding pyrroloquinoline quinone biosynthesis protein PqqB, whose product MKAIVLGAAAGGGFPQWNCRCRVCALAWSRDPRAPWRTQSSLAVTLDDESWIVLNASPDLGSQIRATPALWPRAGRHSPIGTVILSSAEIDHVAGLLNLRERHPFDLVALAPVLDAIEANPIFTAVPARRMIATAANPIVLAGGLTAELFPVPGKAPLYLEDSAPRLESEAGEAAGIRIGGAGRSLVYIPGCAALSDSVRDAAESADVVFFDGTLFTDDEMIRSGVGEKTGRRMGHMPITGPGGSLSWLAKLPAAQKIYIHLNNTNPALIEGSPERLVIEAAGIAVANDGMEVRL is encoded by the coding sequence ATGAAAGCCATCGTTCTTGGCGCGGCTGCGGGGGGCGGCTTTCCGCAGTGGAATTGCCGGTGCCGGGTCTGCGCGCTGGCCTGGAGCAGGGATCCCCGCGCGCCCTGGCGGACGCAATCGAGCCTCGCGGTGACGCTCGATGACGAGAGCTGGATCGTTCTGAACGCGTCCCCCGATCTTGGCAGCCAGATCCGGGCCACGCCGGCCCTGTGGCCGCGCGCAGGGCGCCATTCGCCGATCGGCACGGTCATTCTCAGCAGCGCGGAGATCGACCATGTCGCGGGGCTGCTCAACCTGCGCGAGCGGCATCCCTTCGATCTGGTCGCGCTCGCCCCGGTCCTTGACGCGATCGAGGCCAATCCGATCTTCACGGCGGTGCCGGCGCGTCGCATGATCGCGACGGCCGCGAACCCCATCGTGCTGGCCGGCGGACTGACGGCGGAACTGTTTCCCGTCCCTGGCAAGGCACCGCTCTACCTCGAGGACAGCGCACCCCGGCTCGAGTCAGAGGCTGGCGAAGCGGCGGGCATCCGGATCGGCGGCGCAGGGCGCTCGCTCGTCTATATCCCAGGCTGTGCCGCCTTGTCCGACAGCGTTCGTGACGCGGCCGAAAGCGCGGACGTGGTGTTCTTCGACGGCACCCTGTTCACGGACGACGAGATGATCCGCAGCGGCGTCGGCGAAAAGACCGGTCGGAGGATGGGGCATATGCCGATCACGGGCCCCGGCGGCTCGCTGTCCTGGCTCGCCAAGCTGCCTGCGGCGCAAAAGATCTATATCCATCTGAACAACACCAATCCGGCGCTGATCGAAGGTTCACCGGAGCGTCTCGTGATCGAAGCCGCGGGCATCGCGGTGGCTAATGACGGCATGGAGGTGCGGCTGTGA
- a CDS encoding winged helix-turn-helix transcriptional regulator has protein sequence MQHDDCGFASALNAIGGKWKTLILWEVNIAPRRFGELRRLLPGISEKVLAQQLREMEVDSLVHREVFPGAVQRVEYSVTEFGKSLNSAVIVLSKWGKDHEARLALKEEGCSQAAAGSSVGA, from the coding sequence TTGCAGCATGACGATTGCGGCTTTGCCTCGGCGCTCAACGCAATAGGCGGCAAGTGGAAGACGCTCATACTGTGGGAGGTCAATATTGCTCCGCGCCGCTTCGGCGAATTGAGGCGGCTTCTTCCTGGGATTAGTGAGAAGGTCTTGGCCCAACAGCTTCGCGAAATGGAAGTCGACAGCCTCGTTCATCGTGAGGTTTTTCCGGGCGCCGTTCAAAGGGTCGAGTATTCGGTCACGGAGTTCGGAAAGTCCCTGAACTCCGCCGTCATCGTCCTCTCGAAATGGGGAAAGGACCATGAGGCCAGGCTCGCGTTGAAGGAGGAGGGTTGTTCCCAGGCCGCGGCCGGAAGCAGTGTCGGCGCGTAA
- the pqqC gene encoding pyrroloquinoline-quinone synthase PqqC, with translation MTALLSPEQLEQRLREVGEARYHDKHPFHTRLHSGRCTKGEVQAWALNRFTYQAHIPVKDAFLIARTNDPALRRAWRQRLVDHDGEGDGEGGIERWLRLCESLGLARADVQAHRGVLPATRFAVEAYVNFVRERPLLEAVASSLTELFSPKVIRHRVEGMLAHYDFVSPESLSYFTARPEQARRDVETALAYVTAHARTPAEQEAVIAALEFKCDVLWAMLDALHHAYVEPGHIPPGAFVPAR, from the coding sequence GTGACTGCTTTGCTATCGCCCGAGCAACTGGAACAGCGCCTGCGCGAGGTCGGAGAGGCGCGCTATCACGACAAGCACCCCTTCCACACCAGGCTGCATTCCGGCCGGTGCACGAAGGGCGAGGTCCAGGCCTGGGCCCTCAACCGCTTCACCTATCAGGCCCATATCCCTGTGAAGGACGCGTTCCTGATCGCCCGGACCAATGACCCCGCGCTCCGCCGGGCCTGGCGCCAGCGTCTCGTCGACCATGATGGCGAGGGGGACGGTGAGGGCGGCATCGAGCGCTGGCTCAGGCTCTGCGAAAGCCTGGGGCTGGCGCGCGCCGATGTGCAGGCCCATCGCGGTGTGCTGCCGGCGACGCGCTTTGCGGTCGAGGCCTATGTCAATTTCGTGCGCGAGCGCCCGCTGCTCGAAGCCGTCGCATCCTCCCTGACCGAGCTGTTCTCGCCAAAGGTCATCCGCCACCGCGTCGAAGGCATGCTGGCGCATTACGACTTCGTCAGCCCGGAGAGCCTGAGCTACTTCACCGCCCGCCCGGAACAGGCCCGGCGCGATGTCGAGACCGCACTCGCCTATGTCACGGCCCATGCCCGCACGCCGGCCGAGCAGGAGGCGGTGATCGCGGCGCTCGAGTTCAAATGCGACGTGCTCTGGGCCATGCTGGACGCGCTGCATCACGCCTATGTCGAGCCCGGCCATATTCCGCCCGGCGCGTTCGTGCCGGCGCGCTGA
- a CDS encoding GFA family protein: protein MNDRLRKDDPSVDGAAEGANPRTASCACGTLKITVSGAPARVYACACLECQRATGSSFSYRARFPRAAISRIEGDRRKWRRGSDAGRWVEQTFCPACGTLVYMEGEALPDALVISVGCFVDTTFAPPAAVFWASRRHSWYDLAEGIQSLD from the coding sequence ATGAATGATCGCCTGCGCAAAGATGATCCCTCAGTTGATGGGGCTGCGGAAGGGGCCAACCCAAGAACGGCAAGCTGTGCTTGCGGCACTCTGAAGATCACCGTCAGCGGTGCCCCTGCGCGCGTCTATGCCTGCGCCTGTCTCGAATGCCAGCGGGCAACGGGATCGAGCTTTTCGTACCGGGCCCGATTTCCAAGGGCGGCGATCAGCCGGATCGAAGGCGATCGCCGCAAGTGGCGGCGCGGCAGCGATGCAGGCCGCTGGGTCGAACAGACGTTTTGCCCGGCATGCGGGACGCTGGTGTACATGGAAGGCGAAGCCCTGCCGGACGCCCTCGTCATCTCGGTGGGGTGCTTCGTCGACACGACATTCGCCCCGCCGGCCGCCGTCTTCTGGGCCTCGCGCCGGCACAGCTGGTACGACCTGGCGGAGGGGATCCAATCCCTTGACTAG
- the pqqE gene encoding pyrroloquinoline quinone biosynthesis protein PqqE, giving the protein MGLLAELTHRCSLRCPYCSNPLELDRRSGELSTSEWKRLIDEAAALGVLHIYFSGGEPMLRRDIAELVAYAHQAGLYTNMITSGVGFQPAVLDAVAEAGLDHIQLSIQAIDAETCDRVAGYTGAWRRKHEVAAAIARLGLRLTVNAVVHRDNVQQISAFVELAEEWGAARIEIAHVQYYGWGLVNRARLMPTRKQVEAAMVDVEEARSRTAGRLVIDCVLPDYYARYPKACMGGWGARLMNITPTGRALPCHAAETIAGLVFDNVRDASLSEIWYRGTAFNAFRGTDWMQEPCRSCARKELDFGGCRCQAMALAGDAAATDPACSLSPLHREVVALAEAEAASERSDFIYRTYQGV; this is encoded by the coding sequence ATGGGTTTGCTGGCGGAGCTGACGCATCGCTGTTCCCTGCGTTGCCCCTATTGCTCCAACCCGCTCGAACTCGACAGGCGCTCGGGCGAACTCTCGACCTCCGAGTGGAAGCGGCTGATCGATGAAGCCGCCGCGCTCGGCGTGCTGCATATCTATTTCTCCGGCGGCGAGCCGATGCTGCGGCGCGACATCGCTGAACTGGTCGCGTATGCGCATCAAGCCGGGCTCTATACCAACATGATCACCTCCGGCGTCGGCTTTCAGCCGGCCGTGCTGGACGCGGTCGCCGAGGCGGGCCTCGACCATATCCAGCTTTCCATTCAGGCGATCGATGCCGAGACCTGCGATCGCGTTGCCGGTTACACCGGCGCGTGGCGGCGCAAGCATGAAGTCGCGGCCGCCATCGCCCGGCTCGGACTGCGGCTCACCGTCAATGCCGTCGTGCATCGGGACAACGTGCAGCAGATTTCGGCCTTCGTAGAGCTTGCGGAAGAATGGGGCGCTGCGCGTATCGAGATCGCGCATGTGCAGTACTACGGCTGGGGTCTGGTCAACCGCGCCAGGTTGATGCCGACCCGCAAGCAGGTCGAAGCAGCGATGGTGGATGTCGAGGAGGCAAGGAGCCGCACGGCCGGGCGCCTCGTCATCGATTGCGTGCTGCCCGATTACTATGCCCGCTACCCGAAAGCCTGCATGGGCGGCTGGGGCGCGCGGTTGATGAACATCACGCCGACAGGGCGCGCCCTGCCCTGTCATGCGGCCGAGACGATCGCGGGGCTGGTCTTCGACAATGTCCGCGACGCCAGCCTGTCGGAGATCTGGTATCGCGGCACGGCGTTCAATGCCTTTCGCGGCACGGACTGGATGCAGGAGCCTTGCCGCAGCTGTGCGCGCAAGGAGCTGGATTTCGGTGGCTGCCGTTGCCAGGCCATGGCGCTGGCCGGCGACGCGGCGGCGACCGACCCTGCCTGCTCATTGTCGCCACTGCACCGCGAGGTCGTTGCGCTGGCGGAAGCCGAAGCCGCATCCGAGCGCAGCGATTTCATCTACCGGACCTATCAGGGCGTTTGA
- a CDS encoding S-(hydroxymethyl)glutathione dehydrogenase/class III alcohol dehydrogenase: MKTRAAVAWEARKPLTIETVEIGGPKAGEVLVEVMATGICHTDAYTLSGMDSEGKFPAILGHEGAGIVREVGAGVTTLKVGDHVIPLYTPECRSCKSCLSRRTNLCTAIRATQGQGVMPDGTSRFSCNGGEVFHYMGCSTFANFTVLPEIALAKVREDAPFDKICYIGCGVTTGIGAVIYTAKVWPGANVVVFGLGGIGLNVIQGARMVGADKIIGVDINPGKRAMAEKFGMTDFINPAEIGNDKVVQAIVDLTGGGADFSFDATGNTNVMRQALECCHRGWGESIIIGVAEAGKEIATRPFQLVTGRVWKGTAFGGARGRTDVPKIVDWYMEGKINIDDLITHKLSLDEINHGFDLMHEGKSIRSVVVY, translated from the coding sequence ATGAAGACACGCGCAGCCGTCGCCTGGGAGGCCCGCAAGCCGCTGACCATCGAAACGGTCGAGATCGGCGGCCCGAAGGCGGGCGAGGTCCTGGTCGAGGTGATGGCGACCGGCATCTGCCATACCGACGCCTACACGCTGTCGGGCATGGATTCGGAGGGCAAGTTCCCGGCAATCCTCGGCCATGAGGGCGCCGGCATCGTGCGGGAGGTCGGCGCCGGCGTGACCACGCTCAAGGTCGGCGACCACGTCATTCCGCTCTACACGCCGGAATGCCGCAGCTGCAAAAGCTGCCTGTCACGCCGCACCAATCTCTGCACCGCGATCCGCGCGACACAAGGCCAGGGCGTGATGCCGGACGGCACCTCGCGCTTCTCCTGCAACGGCGGCGAGGTCTTCCACTATATGGGCTGCTCGACCTTCGCGAATTTCACGGTGCTGCCGGAGATCGCGCTGGCGAAGGTTCGCGAGGACGCGCCCTTCGACAAGATCTGCTATATCGGCTGCGGCGTGACGACGGGGATCGGCGCGGTGATCTACACCGCCAAGGTCTGGCCCGGCGCCAATGTCGTGGTCTTCGGGCTCGGCGGCATCGGCCTCAATGTCATCCAGGGCGCCCGCATGGTCGGCGCCGACAAGATCATCGGCGTCGACATCAATCCGGGCAAACGCGCCATGGCCGAGAAATTCGGCATGACCGACTTCATCAATCCGGCCGAGATCGGCAATGACAAGGTGGTGCAGGCGATCGTCGATCTGACCGGCGGCGGCGCCGATTTCTCCTTCGACGCGACCGGCAATACCAACGTGATGCGACAGGCGCTGGAATGCTGCCATCGCGGCTGGGGTGAATCGATCATCATCGGGGTCGCCGAAGCCGGCAAGGAAATCGCGACCCGGCCGTTCCAGCTCGTCACCGGGCGGGTCTGGAAGGGGACGGCCTTCGGCGGCGCGCGCGGGCGCACCGATGTGCCGAAGATCGTCGACTGGTACATGGAGGGCAAGATCAACATCGACGACCTGATCACCCACAAGCTCAGCCTCGACGAGATCAATCACGGTTTCGACCTGATGCATGAGGGCAAGTCGATCCGAAGCGTCGTGGTCTACTGA
- a CDS encoding NAD(P)-dependent oxidoreductase: MASICVVGAGRMGSALARAFLRAGYVTHVWNRTPAKGEALAALGARFVPSLHQAIAASDIVVVNVIDYAAADAHLRSASVTRALGRKLLVQLTSGSPSQARQTGEWAKGHGVGYLDGAIMATPNFIGEPSATILYSGSQHAFDENRDVFLALGGNAVHVGDDFGHASALDIALLSQLWGTLFGTLQAIAVSQAEGIELDAYARYLQPFKPTIDGAVADLVTRARDGRYRGDDQTLAAIAAHYSAFQPLLEVSRERGLNRAVPDAFDSIFKAAIAAGHLQDDFAALTRFMR; this comes from the coding sequence ATGGCCAGTATATGTGTTGTCGGCGCGGGGCGCATGGGTTCAGCGCTCGCCCGCGCGTTCCTCAGGGCGGGCTATGTCACGCATGTCTGGAACCGGACACCGGCAAAGGGCGAGGCGCTCGCCGCCCTCGGAGCCAGGTTCGTCCCGTCGCTGCACCAGGCCATCGCGGCCTCCGACATCGTCGTCGTCAACGTGATCGATTATGCGGCTGCCGACGCTCATCTTCGCTCGGCGTCCGTCACGCGCGCGCTCGGCCGCAAACTCCTTGTCCAACTCACCTCCGGGTCCCCCAGCCAGGCACGACAGACCGGCGAATGGGCGAAGGGGCATGGCGTTGGCTATCTCGATGGAGCGATCATGGCGACGCCGAACTTCATCGGCGAACCATCCGCGACGATCCTCTATTCCGGTTCGCAGCACGCGTTTGACGAAAACAGGGACGTCTTCCTGGCGCTCGGTGGCAACGCGGTGCATGTCGGTGACGATTTCGGCCATGCGTCGGCACTCGACATCGCGCTTCTCAGCCAGCTTTGGGGCACGCTCTTTGGCACGCTGCAGGCGATTGCGGTCAGCCAGGCCGAAGGCATCGAACTCGATGCCTATGCGCGATATCTGCAGCCGTTCAAACCCACCATCGACGGCGCGGTGGCGGATCTTGTGACCAGGGCGCGGGACGGGCGCTACCGTGGCGACGACCAGACGCTCGCGGCGATCGCAGCCCATTACAGCGCCTTCCAGCCCCTGCTCGAGGTCAGCCGGGAGCGCGGGTTGAACCGTGCCGTGCCGGACGCCTTCGACAGCATCTTCAAGGCGGCGATAGCGGCCGGGCACCTGCAGGACGATTTCGCGGCTCTCACCCGGTTCATGCGCTGA
- a CDS encoding LysR substrate-binding domain-containing protein codes for MASPIDSELLKTFVTIVETQSFTRSGEHLRRTQPAISMQMKRLEEALGKTLFDRTSRGIRLTREGDILLHYARRILALDDEAQARIAQAGVQGIVRLGTSDDYATMLLPDILRRFAALQPGIQIEIACGNGDAMERKLGEGVLDLALVARPGAASDPDTIRTEELVWISSRQDLTRARPIPLAVFPEGCVCRSAMAEALHRSALDWRVVFSSDSIAAVHAAVRSGIAVTAVERNLVPGGVRIAERGDGLPALGQISLMLRTNPASTSPAVAALGAEIQRGLAVEGPLPAKLLRQASLAAAAGSVGRL; via the coding sequence GTGGCATCGCCAATCGATTCCGAACTCCTCAAGACTTTCGTGACGATCGTGGAGACGCAGAGCTTCACCCGCAGTGGTGAACATCTCCGGCGTACGCAGCCCGCGATCTCCATGCAGATGAAGAGGCTCGAAGAGGCGCTTGGGAAAACGCTCTTCGATCGAACCAGCCGGGGCATCCGGCTGACGCGCGAAGGCGACATCCTGCTTCACTATGCGCGGCGTATCCTGGCCCTCGATGACGAAGCCCAGGCCCGGATTGCGCAAGCCGGCGTCCAGGGCATCGTGCGCCTCGGGACATCCGACGACTACGCCACCATGTTGCTGCCCGATATCCTGCGGCGCTTTGCGGCGTTGCAGCCGGGTATCCAGATCGAGATCGCCTGCGGCAACGGCGATGCCATGGAACGCAAGCTTGGCGAAGGCGTGCTTGACCTCGCTCTCGTGGCTCGGCCTGGCGCAGCGTCCGACCCTGACACGATCAGAACCGAGGAGCTTGTCTGGATCAGCAGCAGGCAGGATCTGACGAGGGCGCGCCCCATTCCACTGGCGGTCTTTCCAGAGGGATGCGTGTGCCGCAGCGCCATGGCCGAGGCGCTCCATCGCTCGGCTCTCGACTGGCGCGTCGTGTTCTCCAGCGACAGCATCGCTGCCGTTCACGCGGCCGTTCGCTCAGGCATCGCCGTTACCGCGGTGGAGCGCAATCTGGTGCCGGGCGGCGTCCGGATCGCAGAACGAGGGGATGGGCTTCCCGCGCTGGGCCAGATCAGCCTGATGCTCAGGACAAACCCGGCGAGCACCTCGCCGGCCGTCGCAGCGCTTGGGGCCGAAATTCAGCGCGGGCTGGCCGTTGAAGGGCCTTTGCCCGCAAAGCTGCTCCGTCAGGCATCGCTCGCCGCTGCGGCAGGCTCGGTAGGCCGATTATAG
- a CDS encoding helix-turn-helix domain-containing protein: protein MTHAIISLSTATTAAPLRSEYWAQALGTLCGPLRVDAFGAGTIDGHIDYATIRRLRLCQIEVSQHRIAHPDSCAELGGRPIKVLFQTDGTSLFEQDGRHCVITPGDCLIYDVSRPHVITSAALTKHDVVIIPRQLLEQRGVSLDPLLAQQVSAREGAGRLAHDFVLSAFNEAPALAAGCEVQVADTLLDLVLMPFFSQTSFRTSGRAALSSRIKAFIRENLSDPDLGIEQLSSALDCTKRYLHMSFADEGTTITSYIWQERLEKCLEELEFGSRTGKTLTEIAFSWGFSSSSHFTHLFKKRYGMPPSAIQRQAGDPAGFGRAGPVNRVSLASGPRG from the coding sequence ATGACCCACGCGATCATATCCTTGAGCACCGCCACGACAGCGGCTCCGCTGCGGTCCGAGTACTGGGCTCAGGCGCTGGGTACGCTATGCGGGCCGCTTCGCGTCGATGCATTCGGTGCCGGCACGATCGACGGGCATATCGATTATGCGACGATCCGGCGGCTGCGGCTCTGCCAGATCGAGGTCAGCCAACACCGGATCGCGCACCCCGATTCATGCGCTGAGCTGGGCGGTCGCCCCATAAAGGTGCTGTTTCAGACCGATGGCACCTCGCTGTTCGAGCAGGACGGCCGCCATTGCGTCATCACGCCCGGCGACTGTCTGATCTACGACGTGTCCAGGCCACATGTGATCACGAGCGCGGCCCTGACGAAGCATGATGTCGTCATCATACCCCGGCAGTTGCTCGAGCAGCGGGGCGTGTCGCTCGATCCGCTTCTGGCGCAACAGGTTTCGGCTCGCGAAGGCGCGGGCCGCCTGGCCCATGATTTCGTCCTGTCCGCCTTCAACGAGGCTCCGGCACTGGCGGCGGGCTGCGAAGTGCAGGTTGCCGACACCTTGCTCGATCTCGTGCTGATGCCCTTCTTTTCGCAAACGTCCTTCAGGACCTCGGGGCGCGCGGCTCTTTCATCCCGGATCAAGGCCTTCATTCGCGAGAACCTGAGCGATCCGGACCTGGGCATCGAGCAGCTCTCGTCGGCATTGGATTGCACGAAGCGCTATCTCCACATGTCCTTTGCCGATGAAGGCACGACAATCACCAGCTACATCTGGCAAGAGCGTCTGGAGAAATGCCTGGAAGAGCTCGAGTTTGGTTCGCGAACGGGCAAGACCCTGACCGAAATCGCCTTCTCCTGGGGCTTCAGCAGCTCCTCGCATTTCACCCATCTGTTCAAGAAGCGCTACGGCATGCCGCCTTCGGCCATCCAAAGGCAGGCCGGTGATCCCGCGGGCTTCGGCCGCGCCGGGCCAGTCAACCGGGTTAGCCTCGCGAGCGGTCCCCGAGGCTGA
- a CDS encoding DUF1194 domain-containing protein: MLLLDRSVRPLLIALTTALLLLQPGARDGSAQSSASVDTALILAIDVSNSVDARRYRLQIDGIADALDAPSVQVAMLGGPRQAIAISVILWADRPSFPIPWVRIATPADATALAGRVRRLARQGGEFTCVAQMMRFVADKITPQIPMRATRVVLDVSGDGRENCNPEAAPARLRDELVAIGLTINGLPILEGSEAETLARWYGENVVGGPGAFVLPAQGFEDFGRAFRQKFITEISAWPTAPGRLPSRLAGHERP; the protein is encoded by the coding sequence GTGCTGTTGCTCGACCGATCTGTTCGCCCTCTGCTGATCGCTCTCACGACCGCGCTGCTGCTGCTGCAGCCAGGTGCACGCGATGGCAGCGCTCAATCGTCGGCAAGTGTCGATACCGCGCTCATCCTGGCGATCGACGTCTCGAACTCCGTCGATGCGCGGCGCTATCGGCTTCAGATCGACGGCATCGCGGACGCACTCGATGCCCCCTCGGTTCAGGTGGCCATGCTCGGTGGGCCGCGCCAGGCGATCGCGATCAGCGTCATCCTCTGGGCCGACAGGCCGAGCTTCCCGATTCCGTGGGTCAGGATCGCGACCCCGGCCGATGCAACCGCGCTGGCAGGCAGGGTGCGCCGGCTCGCGCGGCAAGGCGGCGAATTTACCTGCGTGGCGCAGATGATGCGCTTCGTTGCCGACAAGATCACCCCGCAAATCCCGATGCGGGCAACACGCGTCGTCCTGGACGTGTCAGGTGATGGACGGGAGAACTGCAATCCGGAAGCCGCCCCGGCACGCCTTCGCGATGAACTGGTCGCGATCGGCCTGACGATCAATGGGCTGCCGATCCTGGAAGGGAGCGAGGCTGAGACGCTCGCGCGCTGGTATGGCGAGAACGTCGTCGGCGGTCCCGGCGCCTTCGTACTCCCGGCGCAGGGGTTTGAGGATTTCGGCCGGGCCTTCCGGCAGAAATTCATCACCGAGATCAGCGCATGGCCCACCGCTCCGGGCCGCCTGCCCTCGCGCCTTGCCGGGCATGAACGGCCGTGA
- the pqqA gene encoding pyrroloquinoline quinone precursor peptide PqqA gives MRKWKKPAIIEVTVGCEVTSYAPAQF, from the coding sequence ATGCGCAAGTGGAAAAAACCCGCAATCATCGAAGTGACAGTCGGCTGCGAAGTGACGTCTTACGCTCCGGCACAGTTCTGA
- the gfa gene encoding S-(hydroxymethyl)glutathione synthase, whose translation MTQTVAIHPSIDRGLPPASADFKGGTLVCKCTDRPVKVRVDSQSAHNHACGCTKCWKPKGALFAMVAVAPRNKVTVLENGDKLAIVDESATIQRHACKSCGVHMYGRIEKAAHPFYGLDFVHTELSPETGWSPPEFAAFVSSIIESGADPANQGAVRARLREIRLEPYDCLSPPLMDFISTHIAKASGVLKS comes from the coding sequence ATGACGCAGACCGTTGCCATCCATCCCTCGATCGATCGCGGCCTCCCGCCGGCTTCAGCCGATTTCAAGGGCGGAACGCTCGTCTGCAAATGCACGGACCGCCCGGTAAAGGTCCGCGTCGACTCGCAATCGGCCCATAATCACGCCTGCGGCTGCACGAAATGCTGGAAGCCCAAGGGAGCGTTGTTTGCGATGGTCGCGGTGGCGCCGCGCAACAAGGTGACCGTGCTCGAGAATGGCGACAAGCTCGCGATCGTCGATGAGTCCGCCACGATCCAGCGCCACGCCTGCAAAAGCTGCGGCGTCCATATGTACGGGCGGATCGAGAAGGCGGCCCATCCGTTCTACGGGCTTGATTTCGTTCATACCGAATTGTCGCCGGAAACCGGCTGGTCGCCTCCGGAATTTGCCGCCTTCGTCTCCTCGATCATCGAGTCGGGGGCCGATCCGGCAAATCAGGGCGCGGTTCGCGCACGCCTGCGCGAAATTCGCCTCGAGCCCTATGATTGCCTCTCCCCGCCCCTGATGGATTTCATCTCCACCCATATCGCAAAGGCGTCGGGGGTTCTGAAATCCTGA
- a CDS encoding DMT family transporter, with protein sequence MDQRQLTGVILLVLALQILPISDTIAKYMSLTLPVIQVIWARFFFHCLATGAYISVRHGVGALRPVMSWRHAARSAALFLAVALFYVAIHFMPLTTALTLWFVAPFLLTILAMVFFKEQVSHVQWAAIAAGFLGIILAIRPSSTSWEWTYLVGLLAGVGYAVFLLLTRIVENRIPPLVSVYQTGLVGCLASSAVVATVWEQPAWRDWVLLAAIGIIAAIAHLLIIKAFERADASTLAPFTYAEVVGAAILGFIVFGDVPDLLACAGLAIIILSAVAVVAYNRPTEPAAAASDA encoded by the coding sequence ATGGACCAACGACAGCTGACCGGGGTCATTCTGCTCGTTCTCGCGCTTCAGATACTTCCGATCTCCGACACCATCGCGAAATACATGTCCCTGACGCTACCGGTCATCCAGGTGATCTGGGCGCGTTTCTTCTTCCATTGCCTGGCGACCGGCGCGTATATCTCCGTGCGGCACGGAGTTGGCGCTCTGCGGCCGGTGATGTCCTGGCGGCACGCCGCCAGGAGTGCGGCGCTCTTTCTGGCGGTCGCGCTGTTTTACGTGGCCATCCATTTCATGCCCCTGACGACAGCGCTCACCCTGTGGTTCGTCGCCCCGTTCCTGCTGACCATCCTTGCCATGGTCTTCTTCAAGGAACAGGTCAGCCATGTGCAGTGGGCCGCGATCGCCGCCGGCTTCCTCGGCATCATCCTTGCGATCCGCCCGAGTTCGACGTCCTGGGAATGGACCTATCTCGTCGGCTTGCTGGCGGGCGTTGGCTATGCCGTCTTCCTTCTCCTCACCAGGATCGTGGAGAACCGCATTCCCCCTCTGGTTTCGGTCTACCAGACCGGCCTTGTCGGATGCCTCGCATCCAGCGCTGTCGTCGCGACCGTCTGGGAGCAACCCGCCTGGCGGGACTGGGTCCTGCTCGCGGCGATCGGGATCATCGCGGCAATCGCTCACCTCCTCATCATCAAGGCGTTCGAGCGGGCCGATGCGAGCACATTGGCGCCCTTCACCTATGCGGAGGTGGTCGGCGCCGCCATCCTCGGCTTCATCGTGTTCGGAGACGTGCCCGACCTCCTGGCCTGTGCCGGCCTCGCCATCATCATCCTGAGCGCGGTCGCGGTCGTCGCCTATAATCGGCCTACCGAGCCTGCCGCAGCGGCGAGCGATGCCTGA